The Juglans regia cultivar Chandler chromosome 2, Walnut 2.0, whole genome shotgun sequence genome includes a window with the following:
- the LOC109021710 gene encoding 2-keto-3-deoxy-L-rhamnonate aldolase-like, translated as MASATTRSLKARLNNGEGPFYGLFLLSFSPTLAEIAGHAGYDFVVVDMEHGSGGISDALPCLRALAATGTPAILRIPDNSPTWAKKALDLGPQGIMIPMIDCQLSAQQAVSHCRYPPAGVRGAAYPIVRASKYGIDEDYIDKCESELLIMCQVESEEAVRKVKEIAAVDGVDCIMIGPLDLSVSMGYLGDPGNGKVKEMIRVAEKAVLETKAEKGSDGGSAGAYLAGFAMPQDGPEELKKRGYNMVCGAVDVGLFKSAAVEDVKRFKLK; from the coding sequence ATGGCCTCCGCCACCACCAGATCCCTCAAAGCTCGTCTCAACAACGGTGAAGGGCCCTTCTATGGCCTCTTCCTCCTCAGCTTCTCACCCACCCTCGCCGAGATCGCTGGCCATGCAGGCTATGACTTCGTCGTCGTCGACATGGAGCACGGCTCCGGTGGTATTTCTGATGCCCTCCCTTGTCTCCGCGCCCTCGCCGCCACCGGTACCCCTGCCATCCTCAGGATCCCCGATAACTCTCCCACCTGGGCCAAGAAAGCCCTCGACTTAGGGCCTCAGGGCATCATGATTCCCATGATTGACTGCCAACTTTCCGCCCAGCAAGCCGTCTCCCATTGCCGATACCCACCCGCCGGAGTTCGAGGAGCAGCCTACCCGATCGTGAGAGCCTCCAAGTACGGTATCGACGAAGATTACATAGACAAGTGTGAGAGCGAGCTCTTGATAATGTGCCAGGTGGAGTCGGAGGAAGCCGTGAGAAAGGTAAAGGAGATTGCTGCTGTTGATGGGGTTGACTGTATCATGATTGGGCCGTTGGATTTGAGCGTGAGCATGGGGTACCTGGGGGACCCAGGAAACGGGAAGGTGAAGGAGATGATTAGGGTGGCGGAGAAGGCGGTTCTGGAGACGAAAGCCGAGAAAGGAAGCGATGGCGGGAGTGCAGGAGCTTATCTTGCTGGTTTTGCAATGCCACAGGATGGGCCTGAGGAGCTTAAGAAGCGTGGATACAACATGGTGTGTGGTGCTGTTGATGTGGGCTTGTTTAAGTCTGCTGCTGTTGAGGATGTGAAAAGGTTTAAGCTGAAATGA